GTGTaaactatataataaattataaatatatataatacaatatatatatatatatatatatatatatatatatatatatatatatatatattttaatagagcctccctttttcagttcagtttcagcaatacactgacccaacaaatattattcCCATAATCCCAACACAACTTCATTAAGTAAACGTAGATGgattgtacacaatgaaattaagttgagacaaaatgcaaaagaattgtgttgcatcaactaattttaattaagtaaattgaacaagcagtaaaaatcctGTTGAGTGAACACCGTCTGTTAGAagtctaaatacacacacacacacacacacacacacacacacacacacacacacacacacgttgtctgaagccacttgtcccatccggggtcgcggggaaccggaacccaacccagcaacacagggcgtaaggctggagggggaggggacacacccaggacgggacgccagtccctcgcaaggcaccccaagcgggactcgaaccccagacccacccgagagcaggacccagtccaaccccctgcaccaccacacccctccgaagtctaaatagattggaacattttattgcattgtgatcatatcactttttgatgtctgttgaatttcacttggactttatgcaatataattatgttctcatctcaaacatacatgtattaagttgattgtaaatgtattgtcttAGTATTTTCAAtagagcttttctccaaatcaacttacagtaTAATGTTCTACCcctttatataactgggtaagttgagtggagcaatttagggtaaacacttGGTTCAGGAGTACATATGAcagcggggaggggggttgaACCTCTAAAGTTTAGGACCAAACTCAGCAGTTgaaaccactatgctgccaggcCACACAAAATGACATGTAACTTTCGCTGCTTCCGGACCATACACTGGGCTCATGAGCGGAACCCACTCTGCGGACTGTGCTCCGGGTTTTCGTCCTGCCCCAGTTTGCCGGCAACGGCCGAAACACAGCGGCTCAAACAGCATGAGAGCGGCATGAGGAGCACGTCCATGCAGCTCGTCCACGTTGTCTGGATTGAAGGCAGGACCACAGAGAAGCCCTGGATCGCCGGCGCCACAGCCCTGGACGCACAGATGAGGGGAGCAAACACACTCATCAGGCTCGTGGCTCTTTCCTAAACATGGTGTAAGCACTGTTTACTGATGTAAATGGTGCTGTGGGGGGAGTAAAATGTCACCATGTGTTGGatgattcatttattcatgttcactaaccacttgtccaacaGAGAGTCGCAGGGGTCCAAAGtgtatcccagaagcactgggtgctgGACCCAGTACACTCCGGACAGGATGTCACTCCACTGCAGGGCAGCCATCTCCACACACATGATTCAGAGTATCCAATTCATGTAAGACACATGTCTgtgagtggaaaccagagcaccaggaggaagcccacacaaacataaggagaacatgcaaactgactgagctggattcaagccCCCTCAAGTCCGCAGCCCAGCAGTTGCAGGCACtcgcactacctgctgtgccatcatgctatAGAACTTGCTTAAAATGTTCCAGAAGAATCAAGAGCACGTGTTGCAGTGTGAAATGCACGTGCACTATTAGTTTTTGCAGGAACATGTTAAGCCCGAGTGAAAACGTGTGTGCTGTGTCTTtggcccagtgcttctgggcaTGTTGCAGTGTTTTCATTCTTGGAGAGTGAGATGCTTTACAGGCTTAAGTGTGCAAGTTTATTGATTGTTCACTCAAGGGTTGTTCTCAGGTGTCCCACAGTGCAGTGAGAGTCATCATCTGACATGAATAcctcaaaatttacatttacatttattcatttagcagacgcttttctccaaagtgacgcccATCTCATAGAAACTACAATAtgtccattacattagcaggaagagagacatagttgcacacgtgtgattcttaagcgcagttagtttctttccaccatatgaaccaaaaaTAAAGGTTTATTTGCAAAGCCTGCATGTCATATAGGGTGAATATTAAAGATGAAACTTACAAAACTCTGCTGAGGAGAATCAGCATCTCAGACTgtagatattattattaatattgttattaatgaatgtaaatgtaaatttattattgcAGATATGACAACTAATGATAAGTTtgcttgggcagcaggtggcgtagtcaTTAGAGCTGACACCTTGCAaccaaatcccacctgctgctataGTAACCTCaggcaaggtacttagcctgaatggatacagtagaaattacccagctgagtgTAAAAgagtgtaagtaccttggtgtATAAGCCTTCAACATTGTAGGTAGCTTTGGAGAGAGGTGTCTGCGAAGTGAGTGAAGAGTAATCTGAAACATACActtacacataaacacaggatCGTGTCCCTCTCACAGGCCTTTCAGTGTAAGCAGCCTGCAGTTTGGGGAcatgaaaaatgcacattttttggaCAGAGTGAAACAACAATAAAAGATTTTCATACCAAATATGTACACagcgaggggggtgcggtggcgcagtgggttggaccgcagtcctgctcttcggtgggtctggggttcgagtcctgcttggggtgccttgcgacggactggcgtcccgtcctgggtgtgtccccttccccctccggccttacgccctgtgttgccgggtaggctccggttccccgtgaccccgtaagggacaagcggttctgaaaatgtgtgtgtgtgtgtgtatgtacacagCTGAGGAGGGCGAAGAGGAGTGCGCCAGCGATGGAGACGGGGAGCGCCAGGAGTATGGTGTGCAGCTTGTAGAACACATATTTGGTGAGTTCGAAGGTGGCGTGGGTTCCGACCCAAATCCCATCGAAGCTGTGAGCACTACCGGGCTCTCCGATCACGTCTTCAAAACCAATCTACCAAAAAGTTGTGTTGCAGAACAGCTTATGGACGAAACAACAAAAAGAGCAATAGagtggcttatgaaaatatatggcGTGTTTCACACAGCAGActcattattcagtacaacagcatttttgcctggtaacaaatcattttaagcaTTCGTGAGCCAAAGTGTCATTGTCTCCCTCCAAGATGAACCCCGTCTCACTGTACTTGCAGTGAACCACAGACCATTGCAGTCCTCCACCGAGCAACACATTGCTGACAATCGATCGATAGAGGTGttacagagtatttttattattatagttgtaTCTGAAGTTTTCACAGAATGCGTCCTGTGATAAAAATCAAGGAAAGTTTGCATTGTTACAGCTTTATTCATCAAAGCTTTCCAGCTTTTATTACAGCTTTTATTGTGATGCAGTGGTTGGATTtgtgaacaaatcaagttatgaaagGACTTCCGATCCCAATTGTGTTTATGA
Above is a genomic segment from Scleropages formosus chromosome 2, fSclFor1.1, whole genome shotgun sequence containing:
- the LOC108931440 gene encoding caveolin-2-like, with the translated sequence MGLHKRKKEMCVVLGEDGDEDVDELESRREDLRTRRDDRDLQHMNTRLRIGFEDVIGEPGSAHSFDGIWVGTHATFELTKYVFYKLHTILLALPVSIAGALLFALLSCMAALQWSDILSGVYWVQHPVLLGYTLDPCDSLLDKWAVAPAIQGFSVVLPSIQTTWTSCMDVLLMPLSCCLSRCVSAVAGKLGQDENPEHSPQSGFRS